In a single window of the Paramisgurnus dabryanus chromosome 23, PD_genome_1.1, whole genome shotgun sequence genome:
- the LOC135780800 gene encoding histone H1-like, whose product MAETAPAVAAVPAKAPKKKSAAKAKKTGPSVGDLIVKAVSASKERSGVSLAALKKALAAGGYDVEKNNSRVKIAIKNLVTKGTLVQTKGTGASGSFKLNKKQAETKAKPAKKAAPKAKKPAAKKPAAAKKPKTTATKKTAAKKSPKKAAKKPAATAAKKATKSPKKAKKPAAPKKAAKSPKKAKAAKPKTAKPKKAAPKKK is encoded by the coding sequence ATGGCAGAAACCGCCCCAGCTGTTGCCGCCGTGCCGGCCAAAGCACCCAAGAAGAAATCCGCTGCAAAAGCCAAGAAAACGGGACCAAGCGTGGGTGATCTCATCGTCAAAGCTGTTTCGGCTTCCAAGGAGAGGAGCGGTGTGTCTCTCGCTGCCCTGAAGAAAGCGCTCGCCGCCGGTGGCTACGACGTGGAGAAGAACAACTCCCGCGTTAAGATCGCCATCAAGAATCTGGTGACTAAAGGCACTCTGGTCCAGACCAAAGGCACCGGCGCTTCCGGCTCTTTTAAACTCAACAAAAAGCAGGCAGAGACCAAGGCAAAACCAGCGAAGAAAGCCGCTCCTAAAGCAAAGAAGCCCGCAGCCAAGAAACCCGCCGCTGCCAAGAAGCCCAAGACTACAGCGACAAAGAAGACCGCCGCTAAGAAATCACCCAAGAAAGCAGCGAAGAAACCAGCCGCCACCGCCGCTAAAAAGGCAACAAAGAGCCCCAAGAAAGCAAAGAAGCCAGCGGCTCCTAAGAAAGCAGCGAAGAGCCCCAAGAAAGCGAAGGCTGCTAAACCCAAGACAGCAAAGCCTAAAAAGGCAGCGCCCAAAAAGAAATAA